Genomic DNA from Pleurodeles waltl isolate 20211129_DDA chromosome 1_2, aPleWal1.hap1.20221129, whole genome shotgun sequence:
ggctcttaaatctgtccctatatACCAGAAGAGGGGTTAAATTGGCCTGTGTCTTGATGCCACTCCTATTCTCCCTGTACATAAACAACTTGCTTCAAGAAGTCTGAAAACCATCAGGCGACATTCCGTCAATAAATggcttcagaatcccagcccttcttcATGCCATGACTCCATCTTAATAGAAAACCCTGAAGGCCTGCAGCCCAGCTTTCAGCTATGGCAACTTGCTGTAAAACAAACAACCTGGTAATTAGCACTGAGAAAACCAAGATGATGACCTTGAAGAGCAAATTTGAAACAAGCTTTCTCCTTTTTGTAAATCATGAAAGGCTGGAAGAAGTGGTATTTTTGAAATACCTAGGGGTAGAAATTGAGAGAATGTTAAAATGGAATATCCACAAACAAATTTTCATAGGCAAATCAGATGCTGCAGCAGATGCCAACTTCAGGATGGTGTTCACACATAGTTAAGGGTTTTCCAACTTTAGTTTTCCAGGCAAAAGTCGGAAGTCAAATCACTTATGGAACGTCGAAGTGGGGTTTGGACAGGTCAACGGAGTGTGGAAGTGTCTGTGAGAGGGAAATCTGGAAATCGCTTCTTAACTTGCCAGTAAGCTTTCCTACAGTGGTGGTGGAATTGGACATTGGCTACTCTTTCATTGAGAGCAAATGTCAGAAGGCCCCTTTCAAGTATGTTCTAAAGAGTCCGAATCCGAGTTCGAGAGGAACAAATCTAGTGGAAGGAACATTTCTCTATGCATGCAAAATCTACTTATGTAATTCAATGGAATAAGGAAGCTCAAAGGCTGGGTTTCTCGTTGGACATGATTGAAACGCTATTGTTAATAAGCAATTTCTCAGCTTAAAGTTACACAAAAAATGATGCCCTAGGAAACCTACATCCGACGTGTCACATTGGTTTGTTTGATCCATCGTTAGTGGTCAGACTAAACCATTTTTTCGCTGGTGTCCGCATCACTGCACCAAATTGCATTACTCATGCATTCTAGTGCCCTTTGGACAGCCCACGAggcacactgagggccagattaaaGAGGAAATGATGAGGGCGCgtcactgtgccaaatttggcagcatcgcggaccatcattttcaaaatgtaggGATGCGctatatttactagaatacagcgcacccctgcgtttccccctacgCCTGTGCTACATATGCTGCCGCACGCCAACGCTGCAAcgattgcaccgtggtgcaagggtggctgcattgagggggagattgtttttgggtcaggaaggaacaccttcaatAGCAATCGCTATTGCTTGGGGATCCCTGGCTTCTAGTAGTGTTTCAGCGGGGGTCCTCAGGACtggaaaggttgggaaccactggcttagaccCTTGcccactttgcctgaaatcacttttcaaagacatttttgtgATGCTGGAAATAGGATCATACTTAATCAATTCAGCACATACCATTTCCTGCACAGAATAGTATCTGCAGGCAGTGTACTCAGAGACCTAGAATATTTCCATGCAAACAGATGCCCCTCTTTAAAGATTTCTCAGGTGTTCTTTTCCAGTGACACTGACATCATTTCAACCTACTGTATACTGCCCCGTAGAACTTCAGATGTATTATTTATCAAACTTGGTCAAGCTCTGCATATGTATGAGGTGCCATGCACCTTATGAAAAGAAATGGGGAAAGGGGGTGGGCAAAGAAAGTTCAAGCAAAACAACAATACAAaacattagagtggtgtagagtagaggggttTGAAAATGGTAATGATGTTAACTTATTTGGTGTAGGATGCCTACAATTAAGAACAAGTGTGAGCGGGGTTTATGGCAAGGATATGAACTTTCCTTATGGATTTACCCAAGAGGAGCAGGTCATCTTCTAGACATATGCAAATTATTAATTCAGACAGCTAGGAAGTTTAAGGGTAAATTGTTTAACATATAATGAATAATTTCTATAATGTTAAAATCCCTTAGTATAGCCTCCCACGGTTGTACTTAATAATGAAGGAATTGAAAGGTGAaggttgtgggtgcaaagaaaaatTCCTATTGAGCACAGGTTTTAGACCTGAGACTTGTGAGTGTGAAGGACCACAGAAGGTTGTGAGTCAGCCATAAGGAACAGCGTGAGCGATCTTTCTGCCGCTTGTGGGGAGAGCTGGTGGGTGATGACTTTGGAGATACTGCAGAAGAAAGTAGTGATCATTTGCAGATGGATTGTGTGTTTATTGTCACTGATATTGACAGATATAGTGAGATACTTACTCAAATGTGGAGTGCAAAGGAGTGGAGCTGTCCTTGTTGTCATAGACCTTCTCAGCCACAAAGTAGGGTTCCATGGAAAGAACTTTGCCAATGTCAACCAGGAAATCGAAGCTCTTTATCTTCTTGATGGTCTTATCATGGGTGAATGCCAGGCACTTGTACATAGTGTAGCCCGAGCCAACTTTCCTGGCTCTTGCCAACCAATTATCCCCTCTGTGGGTGGGCGGTGATGCTGTGTAGATAGCTCCATCCTGGCTAGAGACACACCACAGTTTACCGTCGTGGCTGAAATTGATGAAGTAGGCTAGTGTACCCCAAATATGTTCTCCAATTTGTTTGCTCTTGGCATACCAGGCTCCATCTGTTGTGGAGAAAGGGTGGCCTTTCACCAAGTTTCCTTGAATAACACCATGCATTATATTTTCAAAGTCAAAAAACAAAGCATCAAAGTGTTGCCAATCGCTGCCACCTATTTTAGAAGCTTGCTTGTAGAGCCAGGGCACTTCCTCATTGATTGGTTCTGGGCCTCTGTACCATTCACCTTCCTTGGTGACAGCAAATAACTTACCAGAATTACTGAAGTAAAGCAACTTGTACTTGTTCCAGTCAGCTCTTCCTATACGTTTTGCACTTGCAAACCAATCTTTCCAGGGTGAGGAAGGGGTTGGTCCTTTGTAGAGATCCCCCCCACGCACAACAAACATGtctccttttggattgaaaaagacATGACTGGCGTTTGGCAGGTTCCCCAAGGACAGGGATCTTCTGTTGTACGCGTCATCCAAAGCTGACGGAGGCAAGCCAATCCTGCAGTTGTTGCCTCCATCAATAGAGAACAGAACTGTTTCTAGAGAGCAAGAGAAAAGACAAACCTTAAATCTAGGTCCATCTAGGATCATTAATAGATATAAAACTTCATACAGGAGTGACAGATGCTTCATTAGTTCTAGGAGGAAGTATGAGTTTGGACTATGAACATCAGCATTTCATGAATGATTGACTCATTGATAAGTCAAAAGCAGCCTCATTTACATCAGAAGCTTATGATGGCATTGACATTCATCAGATCTAGTGGCAAGACCAGAAGGCATCCACTTAtcaaatatatttattattcacaCTGACATCCCAATGACTagcttttcaaaaacatttttttgcaagtCTTACTGGGTTCTTTTCTTTTTGTGCGGTAACACCTTTTTTGTATTTGGTTTTCTCACATGGATTTATTGTGTGGTAAATCTGTATGGAATGCAGAAAGGATTGTGTGGAAAAATCGCAAACAGTAATTTCAAGATGCACTGTAGCCAAGTCCAGAAGAGGAATTAATACCAAACAACTCCAAGGCCCAATATAACATCCCACAAATCAACAAATGTGATTGGCAATCATCAATGAACGCCAAAGAAAATTCAATGaccagttattaaaaaaaaataaaaaaagtcagacAGAATAAAACAGGAGGATAGAACAAAACATGTCACATAAAAAGCACCATTTCACAATGTCattaaacagtgtttttttttactgcataCAAGACTAACCCACAAAAATAAAACCCAGAGCCCACCCCATCACACACCACTGTTCCCCTAGCTCGGGCCATACAAAGATGAATTCTAACTTTGTTACAACGACAATGCCTACCTATCACAAAATCTCTAATTTAACCTAACCCCTGGCATCAGGGTTGCACCCCCTCAAACAACCCCACTAAATTTGTAAACAAAACTTACACTTCATATGGAACTGCACTACCTACCCTAGCCACTTGAACAATCTACAGTGATTGTCAGAGGGAGTATGGTGCATCTTTTTTGGATAAAGTGGGTGGTGGGTCTTGGACTTGTGCTGTATGGGCAGACCTCCCCCAAGGACTGATCAGGGGCACTTGCTGGGAAGAGTTTGATAGGAGGAGAGCTGCATGGGAGGGATGGCTTCTGCTACTGGTAGCTGTTAACTGCTGGGTAGTTAGAGTTATTCTTTGTTTGTGGTAATGGGTATGTGGCTCCAGTGTACTTAACAACATTAGATGTCCACCTGCTCCCAGTCTAGTAAATTCTCTTAAATTCTCTTACTGCACCCACCTCTTACAGGCCCATCACTCTTCCCCTCCATTGGCAAAACATCTACCAAACAATTCTGTCCACACTGAGAAGTTCATTCTCTATTAGACCACACTCAAGAGCCTTCCATCCTCAATAGAAATAAAAGACAGCGAGTCAGCCATTAGCGCTGCAGGTAACAAAATCCCTGTGACAGCAGAGTACATCTATTTTATTTTGCTGATTTTGCTTGATATTTCAGTGCCATTTAAGGCAGAGGAAGACAACATACTGATGTTTCGCTTGACTAAGTTGGACCTAGCAGGAGATGTCTGGCAACCTCCCATTTGCTGAGATTTTTCCCTTCCCAGGGCTGAGCTCTTTTGTGACAATTGGAATACTTCACGCTTAACCCATCATTacttttttccacaaaaggtatccAGACCAAAGTTACATCCTTACTTTCCCACATGTTGAAGAgcctaaaagtacccaggggttgTCCCctagaagaaactgagaaaataaCTTAAATGTagcaaaatgttgtgtttttttaagtgctgtgCAAGAAACTATATGTATTTTTTCTAAAAAGACCATCAACAAAAGGTCTGTTGTGCTgacatcaccatcctcccagctttcaggaataaacAAAGTTGTCAGAAAACATTATTTTAACCACAGTTTTTGCACTTCTTTTAGTGACGGTTGACTTTTCCTGTTTCTTGTGGTTTCAACATACTTGAAGTTCATGATTTAAACAGGTGTGAAAGTCATGGGTCAACCCTGAAAGAtatacatgtctgaaaactagagaaaattcaacaaggggtcctttgtgtaggTAGTTCACTATTTTTCCAATGCAACTAattgttgaaaataaaaacaatattaaaaaaaatggaCAAAATAGAAATAGCTGTGATGTTTGGCCCCAATCTCTGATAAATAAAAGCAATATACTTTCACATTTGTCAGCCTGTTCTGGTCGCAGGCATATACAGTTTGTTGATTGCTGAAAAACATGTGAGACAATCACTGAGCTGCAGCACATAAAGATTGTTTATTGTGTACTGGCCATGCATGCAGTGGGTGAGAAGGAAACCTATGCAGTAGATACTGAGGTTAGGATGGTATTATGTGTTTCAAAGAGCGTTTTGCTAAATGTGCTgcttcttgcacactggcttacatttggaagccaaaaatggaGAGCAATTCAACTGATAATAACAATTGGttcactattctgtgttcccacacttctcccacTAAACACTGCCAAGCCACACAACCACACAAGTTGGTACAGGTTAGATGTGAGGAATGTGGAAACCCTCGATTTTAGGggttttgtggattgctgcagattctgGAATGTTCTCTCACAGAATT
This window encodes:
- the LOC138251200 gene encoding tachylectin-2-like, producing the protein MPRKETVLFSIDGGNNCRIGLPPSALDDAYNRRSLSLGNLPNASHVFFNPKGDMFVVRGGDLYKGPTPSSPWKDWFASAKRIGRADWNKYKLLYFSNSGKLFAVTKEGEWYRGPEPINEEVPWLYKQASKIGGSDWQHFDALFFDFENIMHGVIQGNLVKGHPFSTTDGAWYAKSKQIGEHIWGTLAYFINFSHDGKLWCVSSQDGAIYTASPPTHRGDNWLARARKVGSGYTMYKCLAFTHDKTIKKIKSFDFLVDIGKVLSMEPYFVAEKVYDNKDSSTPLHSTFELNKVEISESQFSHEHGFDFSAEAETSFESGLPLVAKGSIRLAATTTTSHKWNFTEINRTETHFIITSEFEVEPGKAVRQIAKATKAIIDVPYTATVVTLFGYETTISGTWQGASFLDLRIKQEDV